In the genome of Saccharomonospora viridis DSM 43017, one region contains:
- a CDS encoding DUF3052 domain-containing protein, with protein MVAAGDADLNSVAERLGIKPDMVVQELGWDEDVDEDVRAAIEEYIGGELLDEDADEVIDVVLLWWRDGDGDLGDALVDARAPLAENGVVWVLTPKTGQPGHVEPSEIAEAVPTVGMSQTSNLSIGARWTATRLVPRSK; from the coding sequence GTGGTCGCCGCGGGAGACGCTGACCTGAACAGCGTCGCCGAAAGGCTCGGGATCAAGCCCGACATGGTCGTTCAGGAACTGGGCTGGGACGAGGACGTCGATGAGGATGTTCGGGCCGCCATCGAGGAGTACATCGGTGGTGAACTGCTCGACGAGGACGCCGACGAAGTCATCGATGTGGTGCTGCTGTGGTGGCGTGACGGTGACGGCGACCTCGGGGATGCCCTGGTGGACGCCCGCGCGCCCCTGGCTGAGAACGGTGTCGTGTGGGTGCTGACACCGAAGACCGGTCAGCCCGGCCACGTCGAACCCAGCGAGATCGCCGAGGCGGTGCCCACGGTCGGCATGTCCCAGACCTCGAACTTGAGTATCGGTGCCAGGTGGACCGCCACGAGGTTGGTGCCGAGGTCTAAGTGA
- a CDS encoding peroxiredoxin, translating to MAVEVGTQAPDFTLNDYNKQEVTLSSFRGDKPVLLVFYPFAFSGICQGELCQLRDEFDQYTNVQVLGVSVDTPFALKAWAEQQGYQFPLLSDFWPHGEVAKKYGVFNEQAGLALRGTFLIDTEGIVRFAEVNQPGEPRNQEAWKKAVADLV from the coding sequence ATGGCGGTCGAGGTCGGTACCCAGGCCCCGGATTTCACGCTCAACGACTACAACAAGCAGGAAGTCACGCTGTCGTCGTTCCGCGGTGACAAGCCGGTGCTGCTCGTGTTCTACCCGTTCGCGTTCAGCGGCATCTGCCAGGGCGAGTTGTGCCAGCTCCGGGACGAGTTCGACCAGTACACCAACGTCCAGGTGCTCGGCGTTTCCGTGGACACGCCGTTCGCGCTGAAGGCGTGGGCGGAGCAGCAGGGCTACCAGTTCCCGCTGCTGTCGGACTTCTGGCCGCACGGTGAGGTGGCCAAGAAGTACGGCGTGTTCAACGAGCAGGCGGGCCTGGCGCTGCGTGGGACCTTCCTGATCGACACCGAGGGCATCGTGCGGTTCGCCGAGGTGAACCAGCCGGGCGAGCCGCGTAACCAGGAGGCGTGGAAGAAAGCGGTGGCCGACCTGGTCTGA